TAATATCTTAGAATTCTACCAAATAAGACTgcgtttatattttgttgataCCTTTAATAGTTTATCGGATAgacaacttttaaattaaaatacatatgtctctgcacgaaataagctgcgAGCCACTGTACATGCACGTGTGCGGTgtaaaacatacatatatgtacaatATAATACCTACGAACGCCGTAGTGGAATAGaaagaaaatgcaaaattacaCAGAAGCGGTGTACTTTAAGAggttaaaaaacattaataagtttatttCTCGTTTAAAAACATGTGTATGGCTATGTGCACGTGTATGTACATAGCTAGTCTACTTCAATTCTGGCGGTTTTTTCAGTTTTGTCATATTTGTGCGTGGTCTTTATCGTTGgtcttctcttctttttttgtatcgAAGTGCACATGCTTGAATTCATACAGTGATGAACTTAATTCTTGGCACACTTGGCATCTTGGACTTTAGGTTCAATTTTCTCCGACtaatatatgaataaaaaaatttaaaaaaatttgtttatgtaaAGGCCACATTTtactgtttaaataatttggtttcatatttatatttcttaagactaattttttaaaactcaaaaacgaaaaaatgagCCTATTCTGCCCGAACAAAATTCTTGGCACACTTGTGTTGTATTTAACTATTTCGCTAAAACTTAACCGATTTgactcattttttttgctaaatcCGCTAGGCCTCAGTTGTCTAGATGGCATATTGCTAAATTTGTATCcttaaatcgttaaaataacttaattttaactaaaaacgGTTATATAAAAGTATGTTAAATGCCAATACCCATATCTGTgcgaaaaacaatattttaagggCAGGATCAGGGTCAATCATATGCTAATACTAGGAAATATGAGCCCAGAAGTTGTTTTTACCATTCGGATCCTTTTACGGCGTTTTAAAGGACTCTCACTGTGCAAAAATGCAAGGCACACATCCTGACCCATGGTCATTATTATAAGCACAGATCGAAGTTTAGGATAGGAAGGACTTTTACAAGGATATTCAACCAACGGACATTTTAAAAGCCCTGTAATGTgccaactaaatttttttgcagctagaaaatattcatttattttgaaggTCAACTTTCCGAGTCCTTAAGTCAAagtaaaaaggttaaaaaagcCGATTGGGATACTAAAGTATCCCTTTTTGTATCCTAAATGTTTATATTGGTGGCCTTTGAAATCACTTAATTTTTTCTAGCtgcaaaaaaatttagttggcACATTACAGGGCCTTTAAAATGTCCGTTGGTTGAATATCCTTGTTAAAGTCCTTCCTATCCTAAACTTCGATCTGTGCTTATAAAATCTAAGGGTTGACATTATCCTTTTTCTTGATCCTTTCGCTTCCCTGGCCTCTTAAACCCATGGGTCAGGATGTGTGCCTTGCATTTTTGCACAGTGAGAGTCCTTTAAAACGCCGTAAAAGGATCCGAATGGTAAAAACAACTTCTGGGCTCATATTTCCTAGTATTAGCATATGATTGACCCTGATCCTGcccttaaaatattgtttttcgcACAGATATGGGTATTGGCATTTAACATACTTTTATATAACcgtttttagttaaaattaagttattttaacgatttaagGATACAAATTTAGCAATATGCCATCTAGACAACTGAGGCCTAGCGgatttagcaaaaaaaatgagtcAAATCGGTTAAGTTTTAGCGAAATAGTTAAATACAACACAAGTGTGCCACGAATTTTGTTCGGGCAGAATAGGctcattttttcgtttttgagttttaaaaaattagtcttaagaaatataaatatgaaaccaaattatttaaacagtaAAATGTGGCCTttacataaacaaatttttttaaatttttttattcatatattaGTCGGAGAAAATTGAACCTAAAGTCCAAGATGCCAAGTGTGCCAAGAATTAAGTTCATCACTGTATGTactatgtacattgtacatacatacatatgtattaaCGTATAATTTCTTAGAAACGGTGaagtttaaaaagttaaaacatgtccaattttaaactaaaaccataaaataaatttatatgttaCGAAATTAAAGAAGAACCCGCCAGAATTTACATACACATGCATATGTCTGTGTAAGTGCATATGAATATCGAAGAGGAATGGGCAACTGaaccatacatatgtacagtggctcacagcttatttcaaccagtctacaccaaaaactttaacagcccataaaaactaaacaaaacatgttatcaaaataatttgaacgcagaatacatctatgaggatacacattagtgtataataattttatgattttttaaatattttacaaatattttttatgaattaattacaaaaaaagcccaaaaaaaaggccacagcttatttcaaccagttaacaaaaaaatcgaataaattaacatagtggccgaaacctatttttttttaatttggcatgactacccttttgtttaccaacaatttaaagttaactttatatGGAAACaatgccttttgttgttgttgccaagtaAAAACTAGTCCCGACCCTTGGAAAGGACTTTTGGCATAGTTtcgtctaaaaatattgtgttttctaacattttttcgttaagTGGACTTCCAATATTGTTTTGTGGTAATGTTAAGACACATTTGATTCATAATCATTAGCTTTCGACAGCTCTGGATAAGCTGAATCtgcgaaaaaatatgcacttcccatgggtaatttctttagttaaatcaaaaattaatttatatttcaaaatcctttcagtttttaattcatttatcctTTTGAATGTGAAGATCAACTCAAATCTTAATCgcggagtaaaaaaaaaaaattatggaagGACCTGTTTGACACTTATAGGCCCAAAACAATTAGCGTTCGCCGTTAGACTTTAAAATCGCAATTTGACTTCCCAATTTAGGCTCGTCATTGGGATTTTCTCCGCTTAGATATATTTTTCCGACTCAAATGTATCAAAATTCAAGTATTTCtttcaaattcattttttcaaacataCTAAGGACACTAATAAGTGAGTTTCTCGTGTGTATCCAAATGAGCCCTAAGCCTAGCGGCGAACGCTAATTGTTTTGGGCCTATAAGTGTCAAAAAGGTCcttccataattttttttttttactccgcGATTAAGATTTGAGACATGATAAGACATGGGaagtgcatattttttcgcagattcagctcatccagagctgtcgaaagctaatgattatgaattaaatgtgtcttaacattaccacaaaacaatattggaagtccacttaacgaaaaaatgttagaaaacacaatatttttagacgaAACTATGCCAAAAGTCCTTTCCAAGGGTCGGGAGTAGTTTTtacttggcaacaacaacaaaaggcattGTTTCCatataaagttaactttaaattgttgttaaacaaaagggtagtaatgccaaattaaaaaaaaaaaataggttttggccactatgttaatttattcgatttttttgttaactggtTGAAAGAAGCTGtggccttttttttgggctttttttgtaattaattcataaaaaatatttgtaaaatattaaaaaatcataaaattattatacactaatgtgtatcctcatagatgtattctgcgtttaaattattttgataacatgttttgtttagtttttatgggctgttaaagtttttggtgtagactggttgaaataagctgtgagccactgtatGTACATACATTTATACAGATTCGCTGCAGCTTTAAAACTATGATCTGAAAATTaactaacaaataaaaattcgattttgctctataacaaaaaaacgttccttataaaaaaagaaagcaaattGAGCATGTGCCAAAAAGACAACGGTAAATCTGTGTTAGTGTGTGCGGCTTTgccggttttttttgttttctctttGCATTTGCTTTGGCGCCCTTTTCTGTTCCTTGTGTTcacttgcttttttttgtgtgcatgtACATAgctgttgattttaaaaacattttaaattatttgtgtaACTATTATAGAAGCTGGAGTGACTTTAACACTGCTAAAAGACATATCAGACGAAGAGTTAAAAGAGGCCATTCCTAAATTAGGTTTGCGTATGAAGTTTAAAAGAGAACTTGCCGTTTGGAAACAGCAAAATGTAAGTTTACTTatactgtgtttatacgatgccgaattcacgctatcatttcacgctttcggccgattcgtgcttgtataaacgccatttcgtgaattcggctacacacgaaagttgactatgatttcagcccaaaagcgtgatttgATGATAT
The genomic region above belongs to Drosophila takahashii strain IR98-3 E-12201 chromosome 2L, DtakHiC1v2, whole genome shotgun sequence and contains:
- the LOC108063156 gene encoding uncharacterized protein isoform X4, translated to MCQKDNEAGVTLTLLKDISDEELKEAIPKLGLRMKFKRELAVWKQQNNTFQPDVQKKSME